The following proteins are encoded in a genomic region of Pyricularia oryzae 70-15 chromosome 6, whole genome shotgun sequence:
- a CDS encoding carboxypeptidase A2, whose translation MKFTLSSAAAAVAALASLTGASPTASPLEKRAGMYDGYKVYQLDVGSDAAKYDAVTAAINQMPSAVSLACDDRHDHIDVAVSPDSVATLEALGVEMKLINEDLGRDIRAEGETKPYVRTIKKRDEAAPLPDMSYFDSYHVLEEHFAFLEDLQAAFPDNSETFVAGKSLEGRDIMGIHLWGKAGKGKNEAVVWHGTVHAREWITAPTVEYMAYKLVSGYLKSKCSVNILDQYDFYIIPVVNPDGFVYTHTTNRLWRKNRQVRTGASCVGTDVNRNWPNQWDIPGGSSTNSCSETYRGEAPGDTPENKVLVDQLMAVNAAQGVKFYVDWHSYSQLILLPYGYSCTAVAEGLERQMELAGGVAAAIKATNGLDFVYGPTCTTIYQTAGGSNDWVADVLGSELPWAFEMRPQGAAEGGFVISPDNIVPSGEEIWAGMKDLFKNW comes from the exons ATGAAGTTCACACTCAGCAGTGCGGCGGCCGCCGTGGCGGCGCTGGCCTCTCTGACCGGTGCGTCGCCGACGGCGTCGCCGCTCGAGAAGCGGGCGGGCATGTACGACGGCTACAAGGTGTACCAGCTGGACGTGGGCTCGGACGCGGCCAAGTACGACGCGGTGACTGCGGCCATCAACCAGATGCCGTCGGCCGTGTCGCTGGCCTGCGACGACCGGCACGACCACATCGACGTCGCCGTGTCGCCCGACTCGGTGGCCACGCTCGAGGCCCTGGGCGTCGAGATGAAGCTGATCAACGAGGACCTGGGCCGCGACATTCGCGCCGAGGGCGAGACCAAGCCCTACGTCCGCACCATCAAGAAGCGCGACGAGGCCGCCCCGCTCCCCGACATGTCGTACTTTGACTCGTACCACGTCCTCGAGGAGCACTTTGCCTTTCTGGAGGACCTGCAGGCTGCCTTCCCCGACAACTCGGAGACTTTTGTCGCGGGAAAGTCGCTCGAGGGCAGGGACATAATGGGAATCCACCTGTGGGGCAAGGCGGGCAAGGGGAAGAATGAGGCTGTTGTCTGGCACGGAACCGTCCACGCTCGCGAGTGGATCACTGCACCG ACGGTCGAGTACATGGCGTACAAGCTTGTCTCTGGCTACCTCAAGAGCAAGTGCTCCGTCAACATCCTGGACCAGTACGACTTTTACATCATCCCTGTGGTCAACCCCGATG GTTTCGTCTACACCCACACCACCAACCGTCTCTGGCGCAAGAACCGCCAAGTGCGCACTGGCGCCTCGTGCGTGGGCACCGACGTGAACCGCAACTGGCCCAACCAGTGGGACATCCCCGGCGGCAGCTCGACCAACAGCTGCTCCGAGACGTACCGCGGCGAGGCCCCCGGCGACACGCCCGAGAACAAGGTCCTGGTGGACCAGCTGATGGCCGTCAACGCGGCCCAGGGCGTCAAGTTCTACGTCGACTGGCACTCGTACTCGCAGCTGATCCTGCTGCCCTACGGCTACAGCTGCACGGCCGTGGCCGAGGGCCTGGAGCGCCAGATGGAGCTGGCCGGCGGCGTCGCGGCCGCCATCAAGGCCACCAACGGGCTCGACTTTGTCTACGGCCCCACCTGCACCACCATCTACCAGACCGCCGGTGGCAGCAACGACTGGGTCGCCGACGTGCTCGGCTCCGAGCTGCCGTGGGCCTTTGAGATGAGGCCCCAGGGCGCCGCGGAGGGCGGCTTCGTCATCTCGCCTGACAACATCGTCCCCAGCGGCGAGGAGATCTGGGCTGGCATGAAGGACCTGTTTAAGAACTGGTAG